Part of the Catalinimonas alkaloidigena genome is shown below.
AGCAGAAAAGCTTACTGCTGAAGGCTCAGAAAACGCTGAAATGATTTAGAGATCCTGAAAAGAGCCCCTGTGGGACAGCCCCTGTGGGACAGCCGCCACGGAGTGGTTCAGGATGACGGAAAAAACGAGTAAAAGTAAAAACAATGGCAGATTTTAAAATGGAAATCCTTGTAGATGCGAAAAGCAAGGAAGAAGCGCTCAAACTCAAAGGTATCATTCTGGAAATGTATCAGGATTATGGTACCGAAGGCTTAATGGGCTTGTACCAGTTGGGCAAAAGCCCGGCAGGAAAGATGTTCACGAGCAAGTTTAAAAAGAAGAAAAAGTAAGCCGCTATGCTCCCGCTCATCGCTTCACAATTGGCAACCAAAGACAATATGGATAGTCTGGGAGAGGCTTTATCTACTGTGGGTAAGATTGGACTGGGTATGCTGGTAGCAGGGGGAACCTTCATGCTTTTACGCTCTGGTTACCGTCAGCTGACAGCTGACTTACAGGACGATAAAGCCACTGAAATGGGCACCCCTGCTTATTATGCCGCCCAGATTGGTAAAGCCATTCATACCGGAGATGTGTGGTGGGGATGGCTGCAGGATGATGATGAAGAGTACCTCTACAACATCCTGCGGGAAATTCCTTCCGGAACATGGGAAGGCGTGGAGATTGCCTTTAGGCAGCTCTTCAACAATAAAAGCTTGACGAGCGAGCTCTTGCGTGCCCTTTCTACTTATGAGTACACTAAAGCACTTTCCATCATCAACAGCAAAAAGAGTAATGGCTAGATATAGACAAAAATTAACCTCTGGAAAAATCATCATGTATGCCGCTGGCGCCGGAGCTATTCTGGGTACAGGCTATGTGGGTTACAACTTCCTGCGAGACCTCAATTTTGGCTCAGGCAAGACTAGTGAAGATTTTCCTAATGGCAGTGGCTCTACTGCTCCTAACGGAAATAGCGGAGTAGTTGGACCGAATGCTACTTCTTCTTTGCCCAAACCCACCTATCATGATGCTTTTCCACTGGAAGTAGGAGACAGGAACTGGTATGTGCAGCAAATGCAGTTGGCCCTCATCAATCATGGAGGCAAAGCCAAAGACTTGATTGAACAGAGTGGAGGTGCTGATGGCGCTTTCGGTCAGGGTACTTTGGATGCATTGGTGGATGCCCGATACATTGGCGTTCTGGATCAGTATTTAGGAGCCAGAGTCACGGATGTCACCTATGAGCGAATCCTTAACAAAGGTTCGCTATCAGGACTTTCTGGTCTGGGCTATGCTCCTAAAGTGGCGATTACTACCCAACAGACCTTTATGATTAATGCTGACTCCATTAACCAGGCTGATCCCCAGGCCTATCCGGTACAACAGAGCATATTACTCGGCTACCTGATGGATGAAAGCAAAGGCTTATCCAAGATCCAAACCGAGCAAGGGGATATTTTCTATACCGTTTCTTCAGGCATTAAAGTAATCTAAATCATGAGCTTTGAAACAGCATATAACCATCTGATGCAATTTGAAGGCAATTATGCCCATGTAAAAGGAGATATGGGAGGCGAAACCTATAAAGGCATTGCTCGTCGCTATCATCCGCATTGGAGTGGATGGGCAACTATTGATGAATACAAAATTAAGCACGGACCACTTAAAAGGAATCATTACATCCCTGATCCGGAGCTGGACCAAAAAGTAAAAGCATTTTATCTGGCTAACTACTGGCATGAGATTTACTGCAGCAAAATCGCGGATGAACGAGTGGCCCACCTCATGTTTGACTTCTATGTGCATAGCGGTCATGTAGGCATGAAAATAGTCCAGCGTTGTGTGAATCAACTCTTAGACCGGGATGTACTCAAAATTGATGGTATTGTTGGTAAAATAACACTCAATTGGATCAATAAAATACCAGGAGAGTTACTCCATGATCTCATCAAAGAACGGAGGCGGGACTTCCTGGAAGGACTAGCTTCTCGGCCAGGTCAAAGTAAGTTTTTAAAAGGCTGGATGAGACGTGTTGATTCATTTCCTACCCTCACTGATGAAGCTGGATCATGGGTATAAAACAAATGCTTACCAGCCTCTTTTCAGGAGGACTCGCTGAAATCCGCCAATTGGTAGATGAAGTCACTACCAGCAAGGAAGAAAAACTCAGGCTGCAAAACGAGATTGATAAGATCTTTTATGGATTGCAGTCTCAGTTGTTTGAAGCAGATCTGAAGCGCTTTCAGGAATCTCATGAGACTTTCAGAAAAGACGGGCAAATGCAGAAGGTATATGCACTAACTTTTCTAATTGCTTATGTGGGTTTATCGGTCGTGATGCTTTTGATCATCACCCGCATGACTAACCTACAGGATTATGCGATATCACTGATATCCACCATCTGGGGAGGGATGTCGGTCAAAGTCAATACCATTACTGACTTCTTCTTTGGCTCTTCTTCGGGAAGTCAACACAAAGATGATAGAATCCTAAAAAAATAAGTTTACCGAATGAGTTTTACTGCCCAGCTATCAACTTACTCCAAAGTGAATTCTTTATTGCGAAAGCTAAGAAGCAAGGGCTATAGGATATTTGATCGGCCCCTGGAGTTAAACCTCATTGCTGAGCGTAGCAATACTGTGCGCTCAGAAGTCATGGATGATAGCCTGCATATGCTTTACAAGAATCTGGAAGATAAGTGGGTACTCAAAAGCTATCAGGTAACCACCGATCCAAGTGCCTACTACATTGACAACCCGATTGTACCGCAAGGCTATGGATTCATCAAAAAAGGACAATGGCTGAATGCTTATTCACTCGGCTATCATAAAGGAAGACCAGCACTCGTGCAGGTAAAACCCATTACAGTCATTAGAAACTATGCCTTGAAAGGCATTTTTAAAACCTATACTGGCACTGAAGAAACAGGAATCTTTGGCAATAACATCCATGATATGAAGGGTAGTATGATCAATGCCTCAGCAGGTTGTGTGGTCTTTGCCCAAGACAATGACTATCAACAGTTTTTAAACCAATGCCAGGTGCATCGGAATCGCTATGGCAATGCATTTACCTTAAGCCTGCTGGATTTTAGAGACAATAACAAGACCCGCAATACCATGATCGCGGCAAGTCTATTAGGTCTGGGAGGACTAGCAACCATACTTTTGAAAAAATGAAGAAAAGCGATAAAGTAAGTTTAATTAGTGGCCTTGCTGCCATTGCAGGGGTGTCTGTCCATGAATACCTAAAAAAGAAAAAGCTCATCAGTAAGCAGGTGAAGACTATCTATACAGTAACGCCTATCTCATTACTGTCAGCACTCATTGCCAATAGTGTAATCTCAGAAGATGCTCCCCGGACTTATGATGATTACTTGCAGGAGATAGCTCAAAAGAACGTCAGATAATGGAAAGATATGTACAGCTTAACCAAGGAGAAAACGGCACTTACTTCATAGGAGATAGTAAGACCGGAATCATCTATGCGGCTACCGGTCCATTGACTGAACTTAAGAAAAGATATCCTATTCAATTAGGTTTGGGTACACTGGGAATCATTCCAGTAATTGTAGGAGCGGTGGCCGCAGTAACACCTGCCGTGATTGGTGCGGTGAATGCTTCCAAGAACCGCAAAGCAGCTGAAAAGGAAGCTGCCCGACAACAGGATATGTTGCAGCAACAAGCCTATATGCAAACTTCAACTCAGGCCAACCAACAGCAAATGATGATGATGCTGGGAGGCTTAGGTTTAGCAGGACTCTTAATGTTTATGCTTCTTAAATAACACTCTTATGACAAATCAAGCTTATCACTACTCTTCTCAGCACAACCGTAACTACCAGCAACATGCAGAAAGGCAACAAAGACTCAAAGCGATTGAGTTTTCAGGAGAAGATGACTTCAAAATTAAAGCCTACACCAAATCAGAGTTAGCCGATATGTATGGCGTGCACGTCAATACCCTATCCAAATGGATAGACAGGCATTTACCTGCTTTTGAAGAATTGGGCTATACCAAAACCCTAAAGATGCTTGACCCTGCTATGATTAAGCTTTTCATCAGTATTTTTTCTACGCCGTAGTTGTAGTTAAAGTTATCCTTAGTTTAAATTCTATATTCAAAATGCTAAGAGTAACCCTAAACTTAATACTTTAGGCAAAGCTAATGAGGATTGGCATTGATTTGTATTATCATAATATTTTATTTTCAAACTTTTCGATATACAATGCTAGATGCAAATCAAAAAATAAGTTAATCTCTAGCTATCATAATTTTTTGAAAGCTATATCTTAGGATAAAATATGTAAAACTAGTAAATAAGTATCAATGGTTGTTGGCAAACATCAAAAACTCAATCATATTCATAAGTTTTAAATTATGACAAGTAAAAATCTCTAAATACGAGGATGGTACAGGCGACCACAATACAATTGGTTTCTTCAATGAATGGGCAAAATATTCGCTCACTATTGAAAGCGGAATGTTTCTAGACACATACGCAATTGTGGAATTGGAAGATGGGGAAGTCAAGAACATTAGGCCTAATCGACTCAAGTTCATTGACAATTTTTGATTGAGTATTGTAGGTAACGAGCTTCATAAGCAATACCAATCGAAAAGTGAAATATAGAAGAATCTAACATACTTTCTTTGGTAAAAAAAAGGGGGAAAGTAAGCTAAATCGTATATTCTGGAATAAAAAAAAGAGGTTTGTGTCTATCATATAGCAATTAAATAGGCCAATAAAATAAAGAAATCCATCTAATATGAGTAGTTACTTTTTCCTTGAAGCTGAAAAGAATGCGAAGAATGCAGTTCTAATTGATAAACTAAAAAATTTTTCAGAGTCAAATCAGACTTTGATATACGTTTTAGATAAACCATTAACTGATCAGAAATATTCATACAAGTATTCTGATGCATTAATCTTGCTTTCCTCGAGAAGAAAAATTGCCATTATCAATTATGGGAGCGAAGAAGATCAATATGAAGATTTTGTTGAAGACGTAATAGAAGATATTGGCTCAATTGCCGATAAATACCAATACAAAGAAGTTGTGGGCAGACCCCGTGTTTGGAGAAAATCCTTGTTGGAAACAGAAATATCAATTGATGACATTACTGATATAAATATTTTTTTTGACCACCTCGTAGTAATAGACGAAACTGATAATAAGAAGCTTGATTTACTTATTTCACTTTTTATTGGAAGCATCAATGATATAGACCGTGTAAAAGATACTATCCCTTCGACTCTTCTTGATAAAGTAAAACAAAAGATTCAGCTTTTCGATGGAGATCAAACTAGATTTATTTATCAGAATCCAGATAAAAAAAAGATTCGTATTCAAGGGTTGTCAGGTACAGGAAAAACCGAACTCCTTCTCCATAAGCTTAAAGACCTGTACATAAATGATATAGACTCAAAAATATTTTTTACCTGTCATAACAAAATTTTAGCTGATGATTTAAGAAAACGGATTCCTGATTTTTTCAACTTTATGAAAGTTGAACAACAAATTGAGTGGAATAGTAGACTTTGGTGTACTAATGCATGGGGCTCTAGTTCAAATTCTAATTCAGGTGCATATCGCTATATTTGTGCGTTTTACAACATACCTTTTTACAGGTTCTCATATCAAATGTCTTTTAGTAAGGCGTGTCAACTCGCGATCGATGACATTAAAGAAAAATACAACGATAACCTCCCTTTTGCTTTAACTTATATGTTCATTGATGAGAGTCAGGACTTTGATGATACATTTTTTGAACTATGTGATTTAGTTACTGAAAAGAATGTCTACATAGCGGGAGATATTTTTCAAAGCATATTTGAAGAGAACATTTCAAGCACTATAGAGCCTGACTTTTTATTAGGTAAATGTTATAGGACAGACCCAAAAACACTAATGTTTGCTCACGGTTTAGGAATGGGGCTTTTTGAAGAAACTAAACTAAGATGGTTAGAAGAAAAGGAATGGAAAGATTGCGGTTACAATGTAGCAATCAAAAATTCCAAATATCACCTTAGCAGAGAACCTTTGAAAAGGTTCGAAGATCTAGATGAAGATTTCGAAAGTATAAAGATTGTAGAAATCCAAAAGAATTTTTCTGATACTGTAATTGAGACGATAAATGAAATTAGACTACAAAATGAAACAGTCAAACCTGAAGACATTGGCATAATTCTCTTAGATAGTACTCGTGATATTTATCGTTTTGCAGATATAGTTGAAGTCAAAATTCAAAAAAAGTTTGGTTGGAATGTCAACAAAGCATATGAATCAAAAGAAAATAAGCCTGACACACTCCTTATAAGTAATCGGAACAATGTAAAAGGACTTGAGTTTCCATTTGTTATATGCGTCACGAAGAAAATAACGGATAGTCCTAGCTATAGAAATTCTCTCTATACTATGCTTACAAGATCATTCATCAAATCATTTTTTGTTACCCAACCAAGGACAATGTCAGGTCTAACAGAAGACATGTATAAAGGATTAAAACATATTGTTTTAAAAAAAGAGATGGTTATTCAAGAACCATCTGATGAAGAAAAGGAAATTATCCAAACCAGATTTAAGTATAGTCTAAAAAAGCTATCTCATTATGATTTAATGATGGAAATATTTAAAGAACTAAAAGTAGACAAAGATTATCAAGAAACTCTTTTACAAGCCACTCAACAAATGGATATGATTGAGAGCGATCAAAGCATTCTTAAAGCATTCGTAAGAGACAATCTGAAGTATTTAAAGGGAAAATAAATGAAACTAATCGAGAGAGAGATATTTCCGTTTAAAGAAAATGAGTTTTTTCAGCCTTTAAGAGATAAGATCGATTTTGCTCGAATTATTATCTATTCAGCAAGGTATCTTTTATTAAACTTCCCGACAGATGATATTGAGTGTAATTCAAAGATAAAACTTTGTATTGACAAAATGAGTCGCCTCTTCTTCTATAAAGAGAAAAGGTACTTTAGCGTTTCTTTCCCATTTTCAGTTCAAACTGATGGAACTGAAATAACTGACATGAGCACTTTATCAGGCAAATCAATTAATAGCAAATCGCTTTCAAGTGTCGTATCAATTTTAGAAGACCCTGCCTTTAAATTAAATCCTTCTCTCACTGATTATTACATAGATTCTGACACTGCCGAATCTATTGGTATAAGTATTTTAGAAGAAGTTTTTCAATCTGAGCCAGGCTATATTCGATATGATAATGATCCAGAAAATGAAGACGGAAAAATACACCCACTAAATCATTTAGATGTTAACTACTCTTCATACGGAACTTACAAAATTGGATTAGATAATGAAATTGAGACTGTATTTTTTGATGATATATTAAACATTAGGACAGATTGCTCATTTCTAAAATAAAATATCCCCACCAATAAACCTACTTACTAGCACCTATAAAATGATATTGTTTGAAAAACATATTTCAGAATCAATTGAGATTTTCATGGAGTCTTCTCCCTCAGGATCTTTAATTGCCATAACTGTCCTGTCCGTTAATACTAATCGTTTCTAATGTATTTTTGAAGTCTTCACATACTTATAAAGCGTAGGCTTAGAAATATTCATCATCTGGCAAATTTCTTTCACTGATATGTTGTCATCTTTGTATAACTGCATCAGGAGCTTTTGCTTATCTTTAGTCAAGGCCTTGGGTCTACCTCCCATTTTACCGCGGGAACGTGCGGCCTGCAAGCCAGCCATCGTTCTTTCACGGATCAGGTTGCGCTCAAATTCTGCCAATGCACCAAACATATGAAATACCAGTTTACCGGTAGAAGAACTTGTATCAATAGATTCTTGAAGACTTACTAACCCTATCCCTCTTTCTTCCAGGTATCCGGACCAGTTGATAAGGTCTTTGAGCGAACGGCCCAGACGATCCAATCTCCAAACTACCAATGAATCTCCTTCACGAAGTTGCTCTTTAACCTTTTCCAGACCAGGACGAAGTACAACAGATCCACTAATGGTATCAACTATGATTTTTTCACAACCTGCATTGGCAAGTGCATCTTTCTGAAGGTGTAAGTTTTGGTCTACAGTTGAGACTCTAGCGTATCCTATTTTCATGATCCAGGGGTAAATAAACCCTAATTTAGAGAAATTAACTTTACCTAGATTTTTTAACACATTTTCTTTACTATATTGGAAGGCAAAATGAATAAATAAGGAGGGTGAAAGTACTTACGCTTAGTGGTAAACTTAACCTTCATTTATTTTACACTATAGCTAATTAGTCAATTTGAGCAGTTCATTAAAAATAAAGTAAAGCGCCTGGTATCATATGCTCAAGTAGATTGATATTCTTGCAAGGGTTAGTAGAGTAGTAATATGAAGTTAAAAGAGATACAACAAATTTGCGAAACTAGAATGTTGATAGGTTTCTTAGGTGAAAAACAACAAGCGTCATGGTGGAATTCTTCTTTCTTGTCATCCTCAAGCAAAATGTTTCTTTCACATATTTTTCCAAATTCAATAGTATTAGCACAGTATAGTAGTGTTTGCAAAACAGCATCGATAGTACATGATGAGCATATTGGGATTGGTAAACACTATCATCTATATCGCCTTCCAGATTCCATTGAAAAGGCACTTTTCAAGTTTATTCAAGACAAAAGTTTTGGCGAGAATTTTTCTCAATATACAGCTAGTAAGGATTCAGCCTTTTCTCGGCTTCAAGAATTAGGTGTAGAACAGATTCAAAAAGCAGAGGGGCCTGTGGCAGTTGGTGATTACTCAGATAAGAGTTTGGGTGCTTTGATTAATATATCCAGATCTCATTATAATGATGCTCTTACAGTAGGGTATAAAACTTTTCCATATATGAGATGCTAATAATGAGTGATAAGAAAAAATTCTATACTACACAGTTACAAGCAGGACTTGGTCTAATTGAGGAAACAAAGTCTTTACTATCAATTTATGAGCCTGGGTTGACCTCTTCCCAACTACATGAAAAAGCACTTGAGTCTGGCCTCTTCCCAATGGTTTCTGCAAGACGATTAAGAAATATAATTACAGAGTGCTTTACTCCAAGATATATAAAGCCTGATTCGGCTAAATATCTCAAACCAATAAGTCAAGTATTACCAGCTTCTACCTTTAACCAATTTCTATTGGTATTCACTTCTTTAGCAAACCAAATATTATTTGATTTCATCATAGAAGTATATTGGAATAAATATTCCGGAGGACGAGATACGCTATCCACTTCTAATGCCAAGGACTTTGTCACCAATGCAGTAAATGAAGGGAAAACACAATCAGTTTGGTCTGAAACTACGATACGAAGAGTTTCTTCCTACTTGATAGGATGTTGTGCAGACTATGGCTTGCTTTCCTCAAATCGCTCATCGGAAAGGCAGATCCAATCAATTAGGCTACAGGAACACACTTTACTTTTTTTTTCTTACTGGTTTCACCTCCATGGCATGGGTGATAATAGCATTATAAATCATAGCATTTGGAAGATTTTCGGTTTGGAGCCAGGGGATGTAAGAGAGGAATTGAAACGGATTTCTAAAAAAGGCTGGCTAATTGTACAGACAGCCGGGGATGTTACAAGGATAAGCTGGAGTTTTAACAATTTAGAAGAAGTCACAAATGTCATCATTGAAAGCTGATTTTAACGAATTAATAGAACGAATAAGAGTTGGCCGCGAATTTGGTCATGCCAGTTTTGAACCAATATTTTATCTCGTTTTTGCTCCACAGCAAATCCTGGAGGTAAAGCGCCAAATGCCCGCGTGGATGGCCAAGCTTAAAAATGAGGGTTGGAAAGTAAAAAACTTCTCTATAGCATCTAAAATTGATCAGATAGTTAAAAAAGCCCCACTTCGTAAAATCTGGCTAGCTGCAGATTCAAAGTCGCCATTACATTGGGACAAAACAAATAAGGCCTTAGCCAATGCACTCAATAATGGAGCATTGCAAAAAGAACTGGAAATGGTTTTAGAGGACTTGGAAGGTGACTCACGAAATATACTTTTGGTCACTGATATAGAAGCGCTGCACCCCTATATGCGTATTGGGGCTATAGAAAGTCAGCTTCAGGGTAAATTTAGTGTGCCGACTATATTCTTTTATCCTGGTACAAGGACCGGTAAAACCAGATTAAAGTTTCTAGGATTTTATCCGGAAGACGGTAACTACAGATCAGTTCATGTTGGAGGTTAATAAAACGCAGGGATATTCTATGGAAATTAAAACTTTATTTGACTCTAGTAAAAATATCTATCGCACCATTGAGAAAGTTATTACCTATGGTGTGTCCCAAGAAACGCGACTGAAAGCGGAGATATCGGAATACGTAGTTACAGAGAGCATTGAAGAGCAATTTGAAAAACTGCTTAGTAAAATGCAGGCTGCGATGGAAGCAGGTGGAGAAAACGAGGTGGGAGTTTGGGTCTCTGGATTTTATGGATCTGGAAAAAGCTCTTTCACAAAGTACCTTGGACTTGCTTTTGACGACAACGTAAAGATTGATGGTATTCCATTCATACAACATTTACAAGACCGTCTAACGAAATCAACCACGAAGGCATTACTAAATGCTGTTGCTAAAAAGTTTCCTGCAGCCGTACTCATGCTTGATCTGGCCAGCGAACAAGTAGCAGGTTCCACCATGGAAGAGGTTTCAACTGTACTCTATTATAAAGTACTCCAATGGGCTGGTTACTCACGAAATTTAAAGGTGGCTGCGTTTGAACGAAAACTAAAAAAGGAAGAGCGTTATGAGGAATTTCTGAATATTTTTCGTGAACAGACTGATGGACAGGAATGGGATGATTATCGGAATGATGAATTAGTAGTAGACAGTCTCATCCCTGAGATTGCCCATCAAATGTATCCCACCCTATTTAAAACTTCTTCTTCTTTTACAACTGAAGCAAGTGAGGTAATTCGCTTTGAAAATGATCGAGTAGGTGAAATGCTTGAAATAGCCCGAGAAGCAACGGGTAAAGAATATATTATCTTCATCGTTGACGAAGTTGGCCAATATGTTGGGTCACGCCAAAACCTTATTCTTAACCTGGATGGCTTGGCTAAAAACCTGAAAAATATTGGAAATGGAAAGGTTTGGATTATTGGAACTGCACAGCAGACATTAACAGAAGATGATCCTAGAGCATCTCTGAATTCACCAGAACTTTACAAACTAAAGGATAGATTCCCTATTCAGATTGATCTTGAGGCAAATGATATCAAAGAGATTTGTTACACCAGGCTTTTAGGAAAATCGCCAGAAGGTGAAAACACTCTTGGAGGTCTTTTTGATAAGCATGGCCAAATGCTACGTCATAATACTAAACTCGTGGATGCCAGAGTATATGGTGCTGATTTTGACCGTAAAACTTTTATTGATCTATATCCATTTCTACCAGCGCATTTTGATATCCTGCTGCACCTTCTGGGGGCACTAGCAAAGAGTACTGGCGGAATTGGCTTGCGTTCAGCAATCAAAGTCATTCAGGATATTCTTGTTGAAGGTTCAGATGGGAATACCCCTATAGCAAATCAATCGGTTGGATGGATAGCAACAACGGTTACCCTATATGATACACTTGAAAAAGATATAAGCAGGGCCTTTCCATCTCTTCATCAATCTGTTGGTAAAGTAAAAATACGTTTTCCTGACAAGCCCTTGCATCAGGACATCGGTAAAACTGTATGTGTTCTTCAAATTCTAGGAAACCTGCCCGTTTCAATTCAAAATGTGACCAGTTTAATGCATTCTGGTATAAGTGAAAGCTCTTCATTTGATGAAGTAAAGGCAGCTATTGAAGATCTAATTAGTGACCCAATTGTACCTTTTGGAGAACAGGACGAGCAACTACGCTTTTTCAGTGAAAAACTAAACGATATAGAACAGGAACGTGCGACGATTCTATTGCGAGGTGTAGAAATTCGCCGCATTCAAAATGAAGCTTTGAGAGAAGCATATTCTCCACTCCCCAGTACACAGTTAAACGGCACACTAAATGTTCAAACTGGGCTAAAAGCTCAGGCATCCAGCGGGCTACATGTTTCTCTAGCTGGTGAACGCAATACGATACAAACCATCGTTGAGGTTATTGATCCCAAAGAATATGATATAGCCAAAGTCCGACTGACAGATGAAAGTAGGCAGAAGTCTGCTCAATACTATGTTTTCTTATTTGGACGCTCTACTCCTGAAATGGATGAGTTGACCAATGAGATTTACCGTAGCCGTGAGATTGTTGGAAAATACCGAAGTGAGCCAGACCAGGAAGTGAAAGATTACTGCAATGGTCAAATTGATCGAGCTCACCGTCTGATGAATGAGTTGGAGCGCCTCATTAAGCGCAGTTTGGTGCAGGGGTCCTTCATTTTTAGAGGTGAAGTTACTGCAGTTGAGAGCTTGAATAATGAATTAGCTGAAGCATCACGCAAACATTTAGCAGGTGTTGCCGAGCAGGTATTTGACCGATATTCTGAAGCACCTACTAGGGCAGGAACCGATCTTGCAGAGAAGTTTTTACGTCTCGGGAATCTTACAGGTGTTACGGTACAGACAGACCCTTTAAACCTCGTTCAAACCCAAGGTGGTAGACCATCAATAAATACAGACCATAAAGCTATCACCAGCATTCGGGACATAATTGAGCGCCAGGGTGCAATTGAAGGTAAAAGGCTTATTGATATTTTTACAGATGCTCCTTTCGGCTGGTCACAAGATACATTGAGATATTTAGTGGCAGCAATGTTAATAGCTGGTGAAATTAAACTAAAAGTAGCTGGTCGAGAAGTTACTGTCAACGGGCAGCAAGCTATAGATGCTTTGAAAACCAATAACAGTTTCAAAACCGTAGGCATCTCCCTTAGAGATGAGCGCCCAGGAATGGAAGTTTTGGCTAATGCAGCTGAACGACTTACTGAGCTAAGTGTAAGCGGCGACATAGTTGTTCCACTTGAGGATGAAATAAGTAAAGCTACCACCAAGCTTTTTCCACAATTACAGCATGCCTATGGGCCTTTGGCTGAAAAATTAAAGTCTTTAGGACTACCTGGTGCAGACCGCCTGGAAACACTGAGCCAGGATATTAAAGATATTCTTTTTAATGACGCATCTGATGCTGCACAACGGTTGGGT
Proteins encoded:
- a CDS encoding BrxE family protein; protein product: MKLKEIQQICETRMLIGFLGEKQQASWWNSSFLSSSSKMFLSHIFPNSIVLAQYSSVCKTASIVHDEHIGIGKHYHLYRLPDSIEKALFKFIQDKSFGENFSQYTASKDSAFSRLQELGVEQIQKAEGPVAVGDYSDKSLGALINISRSHYNDALTVGYKTFPYMRC
- a CDS encoding glycoside hydrolase family 108 protein, producing MSFETAYNHLMQFEGNYAHVKGDMGGETYKGIARRYHPHWSGWATIDEYKIKHGPLKRNHYIPDPELDQKVKAFYLANYWHEIYCSKIADERVAHLMFDFYVHSGHVGMKIVQRCVNQLLDRDVLKIDGIVGKITLNWINKIPGELLHDLIKERRRDFLEGLASRPGQSKFLKGWMRRVDSFPTLTDEAGSWV
- a CDS encoding BrxA family protein; the protein is MSDKKKFYTTQLQAGLGLIEETKSLLSIYEPGLTSSQLHEKALESGLFPMVSARRLRNIITECFTPRYIKPDSAKYLKPISQVLPASTFNQFLLVFTSLANQILFDFIIEVYWNKYSGGRDTLSTSNAKDFVTNAVNEGKTQSVWSETTIRRVSSYLIGCCADYGLLSSNRSSERQIQSIRLQEHTLLFFSYWFHLHGMGDNSIINHSIWKIFGLEPGDVREELKRISKKGWLIVQTAGDVTRISWSFNNLEEVTNVIIES
- a CDS encoding DEAD/DEAH box helicase; its protein translation is MSSYFFLEAEKNAKNAVLIDKLKNFSESNQTLIYVLDKPLTDQKYSYKYSDALILLSSRRKIAIINYGSEEDQYEDFVEDVIEDIGSIADKYQYKEVVGRPRVWRKSLLETEISIDDITDINIFFDHLVVIDETDNKKLDLLISLFIGSINDIDRVKDTIPSTLLDKVKQKIQLFDGDQTRFIYQNPDKKKIRIQGLSGTGKTELLLHKLKDLYINDIDSKIFFTCHNKILADDLRKRIPDFFNFMKVEQQIEWNSRLWCTNAWGSSSNSNSGAYRYICAFYNIPFYRFSYQMSFSKACQLAIDDIKEKYNDNLPFALTYMFIDESQDFDDTFFELCDLVTEKNVYIAGDIFQSIFEENISSTIEPDFLLGKCYRTDPKTLMFAHGLGMGLFEETKLRWLEEKEWKDCGYNVAIKNSKYHLSREPLKRFEDLDEDFESIKIVEIQKNFSDTVIETINEIRLQNETVKPEDIGIILLDSTRDIYRFADIVEVKIQKKFGWNVNKAYESKENKPDTLLISNRNNVKGLEFPFVICVTKKITDSPSYRNSLYTMLTRSFIKSFFVTQPRTMSGLTEDMYKGLKHIVLKKEMVIQEPSDEEKEIIQTRFKYSLKKLSHYDLMMEIFKELKVDKDYQETLLQATQQMDMIESDQSILKAFVRDNLKYLKGK
- a CDS encoding BREX protein BrxB domain-containing protein, giving the protein MSSLKADFNELIERIRVGREFGHASFEPIFYLVFAPQQILEVKRQMPAWMAKLKNEGWKVKNFSIASKIDQIVKKAPLRKIWLAADSKSPLHWDKTNKALANALNNGALQKELEMVLEDLEGDSRNILLVTDIEALHPYMRIGAIESQLQGKFSVPTIFFYPGTRTGKTRLKFLGFYPEDGNYRSVHVGG
- a CDS encoding recombinase family protein, translated to MKIGYARVSTVDQNLHLQKDALANAGCEKIIVDTISGSVVLRPGLEKVKEQLREGDSLVVWRLDRLGRSLKDLINWSGYLEERGIGLVSLQESIDTSSSTGKLVFHMFGALAEFERNLIRERTMAGLQAARSRGKMGGRPKALTKDKQKLLMQLYKDDNISVKEICQMMNISKPTLYKYVKTSKIH